CCTGGCCCGGCGACGTAGTACTTGATTTTGCCACGGCTGAGGTGGATGGTTGCTTCGCGCGCCGCGTAGATGATGGCGTCCGTGCAGGTGACGCCGTGGGCGGTGAGCTTGGCCTTGATGGCGTCAATCACCTCGAAGCCGCGGAGACCGATGCTGGCTGCCGCGTACTTCTCGGCCTTTCAGTCAGCTCTCTCCAGCAACACGGATCCATCGCAACCCTAAGGACATTAAATATTTTAAGGTCAGCTTTATTTTTCTCGAAAAGGAGCGAATACCCCCGTCCTCTACATCAAACAGCCATCTAAATCGGTAAAGTTTTTCATTGTTTTAGAACCTTTGTCTTTCCGTTATCTCCTGATAGAGAAAACCCGTCATGAGATTGTTTGAACAAAAAGGTAAAATTCCATTCTCATTGCTGAACCACAATGCATTGAAGTGCCCGAAATAATGAGACGTGTTACCAATTTCAGCAGATGATTTGCTGTTGATGTTTCTAAACGTAAAAGTTTTGCAGCTATCTACAATATGCTAACagaaagattaaaaaaaatgtttttacaAGACCTGCACCGCAATTGTAAAGCCAAAAGGCAGCCTATATGTTACCTTGACCCAGCAGTCGTGGAACAGGAGCCGGATGAGACCAGGGCCGACGCCGGGATAGGTCTTTATGCCCTTCTGCACTTCTTCCCTCACAACGTCCTCAATTGCAGGGTTGTAGtagccgccggccaccgccagcttcgcctgcgccgcgagtagaacggcggcggcggccaaggccACGAGCTCGCAAAAGGACAACCCCCCGCCACGCTTCGTCATGAATCAGAAACTTGAAGTTCTCAATCGTTGTGGATACTACTGTTTCGGCACAAATAATGAACGTATATATACTGCTGAATAAGGCAAGCACAAAGATTGTTTATGCGCCTTGTGATCCGTGGAGGGGATAATTAAAGTAGCTGTTCAGATATGGATCGATCAGCCGAACATGCACAGTAATCATGGTGACTCTTCTTCAACTCCGATCGATCAACGTGGTGAGCAGCTGCGGCCGGCTAAGTAAGCCTGGTCAACGTGTGCAAGCCTGTAAATATTCCAGGAATTCCAGCCAAATTGGCCATTAATTAATTCTCATCAACTTGCATGATGCTAAAGTACGTTGTCGATCCCTCTTGCTCAATGTGGTATTATTTCTTGCCATCAATTTGTTTGCAGTGTGATAACTAAAATGAAAATACAGGCTGACTGGCAAATTATGTGTGGTCCTCGAGAGTCCAAAGTACCAAGGCCGCTCCCAGTGTGAAACGGCAATGCCGTATCTTACGGTCTCCACGTCACCAGCTAACCCTAACAGATACACGACCGTCCCAATCGATCGACTCTTTGCCTACCGAAgcatttattttctgtgtccCCCCCAACCTTTCTTCTACCCCGGTCACGCACCACTCAGCCAGTTCTTCACCCTCCACCTTGGCATCTCTTTCTACCAAGTCATCTTCAGGGACAAAATAATCGACGAAAGGAAGGCAAAACTGAGGCTATAGGAAGGCAACAAGCCAATTTTTGAAGTTGATTTGTTAAAAGGTTAGATCAATTGGATGGATTTTTGAGGATTTGAAGTATGGGTATTTCAGATCTGGGAAGGACAGAAACCTTGGCTGGGTATCACTTGTTCCTCCTGTTCGGCTGTGAGGACAGAGAAAATAAATGTTTCGGTAGGCAAAAGTCGATCGATTGGGACGGTCGTATCTGTTAGGGTTAACTGGTGACATGGAAGACCGTAAGATATATATGGCATTGCCGTTTCGCACTCGGAGCAGCCTTGGCAGTAGTTTCAATATATTCATACAACGGAAAATGTCTTTGAATCATATTACATTGTGATTCTCAATTGTAAGAGTTTTCTATTAATTAGTCTATATTGACCCAAAACATTATACTCGTAATTGTTCTCGAGCAGGTGATTACAAAGGAAAATGCAAGTATAGGTATTCAGAAAACAAATGGAATGGCCATATATTATATTTAAAAAGGGTAACCGCGCGCCTTGATTTAGACGGTGACGTACATATTTGGAACACATATGCGTGTATGAAAAATATAATCAAAATGTAATAGACCAGGAATAAACAAATGATACATGAAGAAAACAATGATTCATAAACGCTCTTGCTGTGGTGGTTCAAATCTTGGCGCGCACGCTTGGCTATTAGTAGCTCTTCTTGTTGGTGGCACTGCAGTTGGTCCGAGGCTCATTCTCGTAACGGGCGTTATTGTCCTTAAGCTTGCTGAGCTTTTCCATGGCCTTGCCGAAGCGGGCGTACCACGCCTTGGCGTCCTTCTTGTAGTCCACCATCTTGGCCTTGGCGGTGTGGTTGGTGGTGAGCGCCCAGTCGGACTTGAAGAGCACCATGTTCTGGAGGTTGGCGGTGTAGTAGCTGTTGTCCAGGGCACCCTTGGGCGCCAGGCTCACCCCGGTGGCGTCGTAGCCGGACTCGCTCCGGACATCGTCCATGTCACGGACATTGTTCTCCACCGTCGGGTTGGACTTGAGCTTGCCGGCGGCGTCGTTCTTTGCCGCCGGGTTGAAGGACAACAAGCCCAAGTTGTGCAAAGCCAATGCATCATCTGACGCTTCCTTGGGGATGCGCTTCTTGAGGGCATCTCTGTAGGCGTGGTTGATCTCATCGTCGGCGGCCGGGCCGAAGCGGTCGGCGAAGGTCGAGAGGTGGGCTTTGCCGACGCCGTGCGCGCCGGAGAGGGCCACGAGGTCTTCGTGGTCGAGGCCGCCATTGTCATGGAAGTTCTTCACGAGGTCGTCGTAGCCGGAGGTCGGCCCTGGGAGGACGTTGGTTTTGTCCGCGGAGGAGACGAGGCCGTCCCTGTGGGAGCCCGGCCCGGCGACGTCGTAGATGATCTGCTTGTTGCTGAGGAGGTATGTGGCCTCACGTGCAGCGTAGACGACCGCGTCGGCGCAGGTCACGGCATTGTCGTGGGCGTAGAGCTTGTCCTTGATCGCTTGGATCATGTCCAAGCCCCGGAGGCCGATGTTCGCCGGCCCGTCCTGCTCCGTCTTCCCGTCTTTGCTCTTGTACGGTGTCTCAGTTAGCAGCACGGATCCATCGCAACCCTAATATGTAACATATTATCGCATCAACGCGCTATAAGTCTATAACTAGATTGCAATAAATCTACAATATCCAGGTAgtgaaatagaaaaaaaaacatcttttgtAAATAATCACTTCGGCAATGTGTGTCAAAATCAGGTTTAGTTACCTGGACCCAGCAGTCGTGGAAGAGGAGACGGATGAGGCCAGGGGCGTCGTAGAGTCTGCCCCCCACTATCTTCCTCACCTCAGCCTGCATAGGATCGGTGTAGCCGCCACCCACCGCCGGCTTCACctgcgcggcgaggaggaccaCAGCGATGGCCAAAGCCAGGAGAACTGAAAGAGGACCCTTCTCGTTGCGCTTCGCCATGATGATAAACTCTTTTGGTTTTtgcaagctagctagggatGATCGAAATGCTTCTTGGCTGTGGATGATTTCATTCGGGTGAGCAAGGAgcgtatatatatactcattGGTAAGGTAATTATTTATGCGTCCATGTGATCCGCGCAACTCATATATTAAGTTGTTGAGATATGGATTGATTTGCCAAACGTGCACGATGACCATGTACTTAGCACTCTTCTTGAACTCCGACCAACGTGCTGAGCAGCTCGCCTCCACCTGAGCTAGCTTCGTCAACGTGTTCAGGTTGTAAGGAATATATTTCGACCACACTACCTCGTTAGTGGAGAGTGATATTCATAGATATGAGACACCtcctcattttttttgtttcaaatgTTGAGTCGATCACTTTTGTCCACGTGGATATGGTGCTAGCAAAAGTAAGCATGAAGGGGCAAACATCATCCAAAATCACCACGATTTCAGTTGAGACCGGTGAATGCAATGGTTTCAAAGTGTTCGAGGGTTCAATTCCCTTTTACTGATTTTGATGTTTATGGATTAAATTCGATCTACGTCTATTATTGTTTAAAATTTATTAATTAAAAGCA
The Brachypodium distachyon strain Bd21 chromosome 2, Brachypodium_distachyon_v3.0, whole genome shotgun sequence genome window above contains:
- the LOC112270995 gene encoding peroxidase 5-like is translated as MTKRGGGLSFCELVALAAAAVLLAAQAKLAVAGGYYNPAIEDVVREEVQKGIKTYPGVGPGLIRLLFHDCWVKGCDGSVLLERAD
- the LOC104583243 gene encoding peroxidase 2, whose amino-acid sequence is MAKRNEKGPLSVLLALAIAVVLLAAQVKPAVGGGYTDPMQAEVRKIVGGRLYDAPGLIRLLFHDCWVQGCDGSVLLTETPYKSKDGKTEQDGPANIGLRGLDMIQAIKDKLYAHDNAVTCADAVVYAAREATYLLSNKQIIYDVAGPGSHRDGLVSSADKTNVLPGPTSGYDDLVKNFHDNGGLDHEDLVALSGAHGVGKAHLSTFADRFGPAADDEINHAYRDALKKRIPKEASDDALALHNLGLLSFNPAAKNDAAGKLKSNPTVENNVRDMDDVRSESGYDATGVSLAPKGALDNSYYTANLQNMVLFKSDWALTTNHTAKAKMVDYKKDAKAWYARFGKAMEKLSKLKDNNARYENEPRTNCSATNKKSY